In Desulfurellaceae bacterium, the DNA window ACGCCAAAGATGCCGGTCACCTGGTGGCGGGTGGTGATATCGACGTTCAGGTCAAAGCGGTCCAGCGCCAGCCGCACGCGTGCGACCAGGGTGGAGGCCGGGAGGCCGGCTATGGCGCCGGTCATGGGGCTGGTCATAGAGTTGGTCATAGAGTTGATCTTGGCGCGCGGGACAGGAGTTCCGCGCTCAGGATGGCGATAAAACCCAGGCCCAGGGCCAGCAGCATCAGGGCGTAGGCGCGGTCTGTGTCGCCCAGCTGCTGGGCACTGAAGATAGCTGCGGACAGGGTTTGGGTCCGGCCCGGGATATTGCCGGCAATGGTCACGGTGGCGCCGAACTCGCCCAGCGCCCGGGTGAAACCCAGGATGAGGCCGGTCAGCAGACCGCGTCTGGCCAGCGGCAGGGTGTAGCGAAAAAAGGTCGCCAGTGTGCTGTGGCCAAGAGTCTTGGCCATCATCTCCAGCCGCGGGTTGATGCCCTCAAAGGTCACTTTGGCGGTCCGCACGACGAGCGGAAACGACATCACCGCAGCGGCCAGCGCGGCAGCCCTCCAGCTCAGCAGCAGGCCCAGGTCGAAGCCCAGGCTGTGGCGTCCCAGGGGACCATCGACGGCGAACAGGCGCAGCAGCAGAAAGCCGACCGCAGTCGGTGGCAAGACCAGCGGCAGACCGACCAGGGCCGACACCAGGTTTTTACCCCGGAAATCGCGCCGGGCCAGGGTATATCCCAGCAGGGTGGCCGGCACCATCATACACACCGTGGCAACCGAGGCGGTCTTGAGGGTCAGCAGCAGGATGGAGACGAGGTCTTGACGCAGCATCATTCTTCCGCTCTGGTCTCCTCCTCTTTCCCTCCCAGGAGAGGAGGTTTTGTTTCCTTCCGCTCCTCTGTTTGCCCGCTGTCCGGGTGGAAAGCAAGAGATGGATCGGTGACGAAACCGTGCTCGGCGAACACCGCTTGGGCCTGCGCACTGCCCAGCAGGTCGAGAAACCGCTCGGCCAGAACGGCCTTGGGCCGGCCCTTGACCGCAGCCGCACAGTACACAATCGGATTCCGGGGCTGGGCCGGCACCTCATACCACACCTTGACCCGGGACGAGCGTGCCGCGTCGGTGCGGTAGACGATGCCGATGATGGCCGGGTCGGACTCGACCAGACCCAGGGCGGCTCGCACGTCCGAGGTTGGCGCCAGCCGGTCTCTGAGCAGCTGCCACAGATCACGCTCACCGACCCGGACCGATTGCAGAAAGGCCCTGGCGTACCGACCGGCCGGCACCGCGTCCGGGTCGGCCAGAGCCAGGAACGAGAACTGTGCCGTGGCCAGTTGCCGGGGGTGGCTGAGGGCTAGGGCCGCATCGTGGCGGCTGATGACGACCAAACGGTTGGAGGCAAAATTGCGGCGGCTGCTCGCAACCAGCCGGTCGGCCCGTTCAAGAAACTCGACCCAGCGGACGTTGGCCGACAAAAACAC includes these proteins:
- the modB gene encoding molybdate ABC transporter permease subunit, which codes for MMLRQDLVSILLLTLKTASVATVCMMVPATLLGYTLARRDFRGKNLVSALVGLPLVLPPTAVGFLLLRLFAVDGPLGRHSLGFDLGLLLSWRAAALAAAVMSFPLVVRTAKVTFEGINPRLEMMAKTLGHSTLATFFRYTLPLARRGLLTGLILGFTRALGEFGATVTIAGNIPGRTQTLSAAIFSAQQLGDTDRAYALMLLALGLGFIAILSAELLSRAPRSTL
- the modA gene encoding molybdate ABC transporter substrate-binding protein, with the protein product MNLSARSWAVLLSVFLCLAVSGCGSSDPPQAQPFVVFAAASLQDVVAELGTRFARDQGVELVYNFAASNTLAQQIEAAPVADVFLSANVRWVEFLERADRLVASSRRNFASNRLVVISRHDAALALSHPRQLATAQFSFLALADPDAVPAGRYARAFLQSVRVGERDLWQLLRDRLAPTSDVRAALGLVESDPAIIGIVYRTDAARSSRVKVWYEVPAQPRNPIVYCAAAVKGRPKAVLAERFLDLLGSAQAQAVFAEHGFVTDPSLAFHPDSGQTEERKETKPPLLGGKEEETRAEE